DNA sequence from the Gadus morhua chromosome 21, gadMor3.0, whole genome shotgun sequence genome:
gggacacctcctcctcctcccccccccatctcctcctcccctttacCCCAACCGAACACCTCctttctcactccctccctccttcatcctcccttcattcaactcctcctccttaccCATACCCCTGACTCCTCactccagccctcctcctcctcctccccctctcctcctcctcctcccccccctcctctctcccggcTGCTGCATCAGCGGTCGCCATGGTGCTGAGCTGGGAAATTTTAAAGATTtggaaacgagagagagagagagggtgggggagggagggagagaggggacgagTTACAGGAAGAAATGAAAGAAGACAAAAAAACGCTAGGAGACATGAAATGTAACGACAATaaacaagagtgagagagagagagagagagagagagagagagagagagggagagaccggcTGAAAGTGAGGGCATTAGTCTTAAtggaatagagagggagagagagggattaatTGAGAGTTATGGAAAGCTATATTTTTTCATTGTCTTGACTTGCATGCTTTGGCAATGTAAGCATATCTTCCCAATGATGCCAATAAAGcccattgaattgaattgaaaagaCCTTGAAGTAGAGCCTCTCTTCTTCAATCTCTTCAGAGGAACAGAGTATTCGGAGATGAGAgcattgaatgaatgaatgaatgaaggttggtgtaggagagaggagggggcatTGATCGAGACAGGAAGGTGGGGTGAGGTTCTCCATTCCAGCGTGAGAGCCAGTGGTCAGTAGCCAGGGGATGACCCTGACACTTAATAGGCCTGATCAACCATCAGTCACTGGAGTGCTTAGAGATCCACGCTAGCAGTCAAGGCTTTGTACCGCAGCTGGTGCCCTGCTTTAGTTTTCCTAACAAAACCACTGgtatgcacacataaacacaaacacacacacacacacacacgcaaataaatatacacacagactTATGCAGACACGTTGGGACGAACGCTATCCCTTTAATTGAGGCGTTTGGTTCCTGCTTCCACTGTGGCATATTTCTTTCCACATTATTTGGTGTTCCTGAAAGGGCTTAAATAACTGTCATGAATTCGTAATGGCGGGAGCAGAAGGTGGTCGAGCCAAGATTACATTTGCATTGATTACTTGTGTATTACACGCTTGGTTCTTCTTTGTCGACATTTGGGAAACGGGCTGGAAAAACCTGAGCACTGATTCCAGTAAGACATTGCGGGTTAATAGAAAGTCATAACTTGGATGGCTCCTGGCCATATAAGGAAAGTTTTTCGATCGGCTGTACCAAGCAACATAGATATTATAGCTAAAAATATCTAAAACATTTTGAGAATATATTTTTCCAATCAAAAGGTGTCAAATTTCACTTGTATTATTgctaaattgtatttattttaacacattgctaatataatttattattcGACACAATGTCAAGCCACCAGAAATAAACATTAGTTGACCAGTGACCACTGAAGAGAAGGAAAAAACCAATAACTACATACACATAGAATTCCAAACTTACAATTGGAGTCCATTTTCTATATTTTGTATTCATGAATTTACTTCTCAGCCTAACTTGCATGTCACTTCAAATCTCTCACAAATTAAACAATACAGGCGAAGCAACTAAGAAAACAAGACATGGTCTAAACACGCATATATATTTAAAGTACGTATGAGTGTATTGCGGCATGGTGCGTGACCCACAGTTTGAGAACCACGGCAGTACACTACATGAAAACTCAGTAGAGTTGACGGTGTTCTTGTAGCCTGGAGCAGTGTCACCGGAGATCCAGGCTTTCTGAGCTGCTTTACATCTCATCTCCGCTCAGCGGAGGCTGGCAAAGCTTCAGCTGATGAGGTAACGCGTGTGTGTCACGGAAGACTGTGTCTCCATGATCTGGGATTCTAGTCCCCTGTATTTACTGTGTTATCTTAGTGAATAAAGCACTGTTTATTTCGTACCATTCAGAAATTGTTAGTAATAACTGCCATTTTGATCTGAATGACATAGAATAAGGACAGTTCTGCTGGACCTTTGCTGAAAAACTGTTAGATTTCATGGAGGTCAACAGTCAATACGATTTATTTATCCAGGTGAAACACAGAGATTAAAATCTCTTATGCAAggttgtcctggccaagcgggcAGCACAGCAAAGTCAAACTAAGCAAAATAACTTTGGCTACTCGAGAATATACTGCGAATTAGCGATACACAGAAGAAAacctttgaaaacacatttgacTGGATAATAAGTCAAATAGATTGGGACAGAGTATGTACTACATACTACTGTTCTGAACTTTcaacagaaaaaaggaaaatataaaGAACAACTATACGGGTTATTTACAACATGGAGACCCACTCTATCTTCCCCACTCCAACCCCAACGTGAATACATAGACTACAACGTTCCCACGATAAGGAACTACACTTGTGTTGGTAACCTTAACTCGGAGggggtagagtgtgtgtgtgtgtgtgtgttagagtgtatCACTGTATGTCatggcagctgtgtgtgtgtgtgtgtgtgtgtgtgtggtgtggtggaaGCCACACCAGCCCGACGGTCTTCAGATGCCAAAGAGAGCACTTGTCAGATGGTGTCACCGTTGCCGTGGCGTCCCCTGAATGTGAGGACTCCAGTGCCACAGACACTaccccactcacacactgctTGAGTGCCGTTATGACAGGTGTGGAAGATGTCTAAACTGCCCCCTGCGCCTGCAACAGAACCGGAATGATCCGGAGCTAGCCGAGAGTCTTCTAGATGAGGGGGAAGGATCGCCTAGTGGTGGTGagtgtgtttgactcccagacgGAAGGTTCCGGAatcaaaccccaatgtccacagcctcTTTgttggcatccttgagcaagatgcccttacctctacctgctccttaatgcttCCATCCGTCTCAGAGTCAtcgtaagtcactttggatcaaGGTGTCAAATAACGACTAAATAGACAAATACACTTTTTTCTTAAGCGACCTTCCCTATGCAGGAAATACAAAAGAATCGCCTGTTCCTGCATCTAAGAACCAATTAAGCACCACCACACATTTCTGTTTCTCCCCTCCATTCTGCCACAAAGATCCCAGCctagagcgtgtgtgtgtgtgtgtgtgtgtgtgtgtgtgtgtgtgtgtgtgtgtgtgtgtgtgtgtgtgtgtgtgtgtgtgtgtggctgctatGTGCTCTCAGAGGCCCCCTAACCTAATAGCCATACTAATCCATTTATATAGTGACTTAACAGAAGCAGAGTCAGTAGACGGACGTAGCAGCGTATCCCCCTAGAGTGGAGCATCCTACAGGGAAACCAAACACGCTGATCAGAACTGCACGGGCAGCCAAAGGCCCCTGGATAAACACAGGCTGTTGAAATCACTGTTTCAGATTGGCTCAAATTAGTGTCGTCACTCTCCATTCAATACCAGCTTAGCTAGCTTCTGTAAGTAAGTTTTCTCCCTCTGATGAATTTCATTATGTTCataatgaatatatattatgattcaTGCCCAAGTATTCCTTGTCTGCTCGATTGGCAAGATTATTGATGCACTCACAAATTGAGCACATTTGTATTCCTTTTATAAAACTCCCATTCTTTCTTAGTCATTTGATCAACATTGTAATAAGCACTCACTGAATTAATAATGAGGACATACTTTTGTTAGCGGGTTTCACCCAAGCCAGTAACCCaacccaccccacacacacactcacagtacacacacgcctcccttctcccctccccctccctgctataaacgacccccccacccccagcgcTATAGGAGGAGGCTCAGGGGAGGGGACGCGTAGGGCTGGAGTGAGCCTAGACCCTCGCGGAGCTGGACTGGATCTGTGGTCTCCCTGTTTTCAGTCAGACTACTGGCGGAGTCATCACAAAATatatacaacaacaacatatcctcacacacaaacacacacacacatacacacacacatacatatacatatactcacacacacacaaatacatgagcATACAAAAATCCAAATTGTAAGCTCAGacgtctccctccctcagacACATGCTTGCTACCACCTTCCTTCCGTTGGGGGATTTACATATTTTAAACGTGACCGCCAGATGCCCCCtaactgtgagagagagagaaactgtttGTGTACCAGTACGGGTGAGATTATGCTAATGAAACGTTCCACTGGTATtggatgcttgtgtgtgtatctgtgtgtgtgtgtgtgtgtgtgtgtgtgtgtgtgtgtgtgtgtgtgtgtgtgtgtgtgtgtgtgtgtgtgtgtgtgtgtgtgtgtgtatatttgtgtgcatgtatgtgtgttttacaGCAGTGTATGTGTTACAGCAGTATGTCACTCAATCACAGCGTGGTCTTCCCTCGAACACAAAgacggcagccccccccccactgtgtgtgtgtgtgtgtgtgtgtgtgtgtgtgtgtgtgtgtgtgtgtgtgtgtgtgtgtgtgtgtgtgtgtgtgtgtgtgtcccagtagTGGGGGTGATCTGGCTCGTTCTCCTCCTATCTCTGTCCCATTGTAGCAGATCACAGCCTGAAATGACttgggaggaggagcggggcacagagagagagaggggaggggagggagggggagtgggtgggggagagagagagagagagaggtaggagggTGGGGAGACGGGTGGCGGGGGAGATAGAGACGAGAGAAAAGGGTAGGAgcagtgggtgagagagaggaggatggaaaAGGGGGAGCCTAAGGATTAGGGAAAAGGGGGCCAAAGTTGTTTTTTTGACTCATCTCATCTACGGAAAcaatcctcccccctctcccccctcggtctgtctccccctccctcccgctggGACTTGGCTTCAGACTGAACTGATGTCTGTCATCACCCATTCCAAGGCGACGCATCACCACGTTTGATGTTGCCGATAACAACCACCGAACCCCCAACTGGGATTTTTCCTTCTTGTACATTTTTAATACAGCTCTTTGTTTATGCAAATGAAAACAACATTAATGAGCtgatcgacccccccccccaccccccctcccttctctgtctctcacgctctctctggTCATGCTTACACAAGAAACATAATCTAGATCCCACAATGGATTTAGATGCTAGTTTGCATCCAGATCAATAGACCCATGTGTACACCCAAGGTTACAATGCACACGGACcatggagagaagagggagcCATGTCTGGACTTTGACGTTTCAATTTGAAAACAATTCACAATTCAAGAATCATATCTGGATTAAATGAATTAGTCCGAGCAGCTTCTCTGTTCCCTGGCAGCTGTTGTGTGCTGTAAACAGAAGCTTGTTTTAGGGATAAACACCTCTGTGTCGGTCCTTGAGGATCTGCAACAACGGCGGCAGTTAGAATAGAACAGGAAGAGACGGAAACACATCAATTATAAacccagccagagagagagagagagagagagactggttcTTAACCTGCCCCCACCTGCACGGTTTCACGGAGGCGCAGAGAAAGTGTCATACAGTTGGAATCTGGACCGCAAAGTCAAACAAAGTTGAATCCTGTACCTAATGATCAAAGAAACAAGTGGCTCGCCTGATAGACCATTGTAAACCTACCCACCAAATGATGTAAACAATGCCGAGCGACTTTTCCTGCGTTCGAAGAGGGCTATAAATGTGCCCGGTTAGCCGAAGCACCTCAGCACCTCAACACTTGTGTGACGTAGGTTATACATCACACAAGACTCTGACGGTGTTGTGTGACACGTCACGCCTCTGATTCCTCTAACCCGCACTGTGTATGGTAATGCGAAGTAATCAAAGCCAGCGTAATGCCGGATCTACTTAACGGCACCGCGGCAGCGGGATCTCAGTGTAAAAGGGGCTAACGTGTCGTCTTCttaccctctcccctcccccccacacacagccctTCCACCCCATGGTGAACCTGCAGTGCTCCCAGGAGCTGCGGATGTTCCTGTGTGCGCTGTACGCGCCGGTGTGCACCGAGTACGGCCGCGTCACCCTGCCCTGCCGCCGCCTCTGCCTGCAGGCGCGCAGCGACTGCTACCGCCTCATGGACATGTTCGGGGTCAGCTGGCCCCACGAGATGGACTGCGACAGGTCTGTAGCACAACGTGCTCTTATTAAAAATAGACATATTTTGATTATACATATTATAGTTATCTGTTTATTTTAATATGCTTTAACAAATGATTaagcatatatatttttgagaTGCTCTTACTTTGCAAGATGAACCAATTTCTAATGATATATAATGTGAAAGAGTATAATAAAATCAGATCATTTAGTGTTCGATATAACAGAGTCCGATAAAACAGAATGCGATCAGGTGAAGTACATCAGTTCACCacagctccccctcctcctcctcctcctcctcctcctcctccccctcctcctcctcctccccctgctcctccttcccctcctcctcctccccctccccctccccctcctcctcctccccctcctccccctccccctcctcctccccctcctcctccccctccccctcctcctccccctcctccccctcctcctcctccccctcctcctcctccccctccccctccccctccccctcctcctccaggttccCCGACTGCGACGAGGCCTACCCCCGCGCGGCCGACCTCCTGTCCAGCGCCGCCGACGCCCCCAGCGCCGAGTCGCCGGGGGCCGTGCAGCGCGACTACGGCTTCTGGTGCCCGCGCGAGCTCAAGATGGACCCCGACCTGGGCTACTCCTTCATGGGCGTGCGCGACTGCTCGCCGCCCTGCCCCAACATGTACTTCGGGCGCGAGGAGCTGGCGCTGGCCCGCTACTTCATCGGCGTGGTGTCCATCGTGTGCCTGTCGGCCACCCTCTTCACCTTCCTCACCTTCCTCATCGACGTGTCGCGCTTCCGCTACCCCGAGCGGCCCATCATCTTCTACGCCGTGTGCTACATGATGGTGTCGCTGGCCTTCTTCCTGGGCTTCCTGCTGGACGACCGCGTGGCCTGTAACGCCGCCGCCCCCGGGCGCTTCAGGGCCGCCACCGTCACCCAGGGCTCCCACAACAAggtaggtgggaggggggagagagggagcgggcgTTTTGATTGGACGTCTGGTTAATGACGTTAGGTCTCGTCGGTGTTCAAGGTAGTAATTGAGACCGGGccgagagagaagaggaagggacATGGCCGTGTGGCCGGCTCTTAGTGTGACGGTCATCAGGGACAAAGACACAAAACTAACACTACGGAATTATAACTAACACTTTTAGGCTCCTTAAAAGACCAAAGACAAGAACTAAAGCATTCGTTCTCCATTGTTTTTAAACGCCCATCACATCCAGAAAGGGTTTGACGGACATAATGAATGGCAGAATGTTCACAGAACCGTTCTTGCGATTCATCTCATTTGTTTCATTGGTTAATTTGTCAGGGACAGTACAAGATAAAACATTTCCGTAAATGTGACAGCGTTAGCCAGGGGGGCTCGTCTACATCTCTATAGCCCGTTAATATATAAAACTACATCCTTGTAAATAAAGTCCCATCCTAAAAAACACTTTCGGACCAACAGGACCTGCGTCACTAAGGGAAAGTCGTACAATGGCAAAAAGACGTAGAGAAGATATGGACTATTTTCAACAGACCTTAAAGACACCACAGCAACAGAAAACAAAGAGATCTCAGGGCCTGAGCGCACCACCTTGACTCTAACCttaccctcacccctcacccctaacccctccctccccccaggcgTGCACCCTGCTCTTCATGGTGCTCTACTTCTTCACCATGGCGGGCAGCGTGTGGTGGGTCATCCTGACCGTCACCTGGTTCCTGGCCGCCGTGCCCAAGTGGGGCAGCGAGGCCATCGAGAAGAAGGCCCTGCTGTTCCACGCCTGCGCCTGGGGGCTCCCGGGGGCCCTCACCGTCACCCTGCTGGCCATGAACAAGATCGAGGGCGACGGCGTCAGCGGCGTGTGCTTCGTGGGGCTCTACGACCTCACGGCGCTGCGCTGGTTCCTGCTGGCGCCGCTGGGCCTGGACGTGGTGGTGAGCGCGACAGCGTttcttctgggggggggggggggtttggtggtGCGTCTCGGACGGGGACGTTTGGGTGTGTAGCGCggtgatggggagggaggaagggttgAGGGCATGGGCTGAGGCGGGATGAATGATAGGCTAGATGATGTGTCTTTATGCACGGGGAGGAGGGGCGATGTAAACGGCGTGATCGGGGACGTCGCGGTGGACACAGGTTCATGAGGGCGGGCCGGGTCCGATCTGGAGATCTGGAGACGGGTTATGAACAGTCTCAGGCTGATGCAACAGGGGACAGAGTTTAGCCTTTAAAAAGTTTCTTTGAACATAAAAAGGAAACCAGCCTTTgttaaggaggagggggagccatTTTCTTTGTCTCAGCTTGTCATTAAACCCCCCGTATCGTAATAGTTAGCTTACAAAGTCATGATTCGATTCACTCAGGGCCGTCCTCGCTTTCCTTTCTTATATAAATCCATGTTACCACATCACCCAGACTAAAGTGATTGATGGATAAAACAAACACCAAGCTGAACgcagaccctcccccccccccccccccctccaggtgggcgtggccctgCTGCTGGCGGGCATCCTGGCGCTGAACCGTGTGCGCATGGAGATCCCCCTGGagaaggagaaccaggagaagcTGGTGAAGTTCATGATCCGCATCGGGGTGTTCTCGGTGCTGTACCTGGTGCCCCTGCTCACCGTGCTGGCCTGCCTGCTGTACGAGAGCAGCCACCGCCAGGCCTGGGACACCACCTGGGTGCAGGAGCGCTGCAAGGAGTACCACATCCCCTGCccctaccaggtacacacaccaccacaccccctaccaggtacacacaccaccacacccctaccaggtacacacaccaccacacccctaccaggtacacacaccaccacaccccctaccaggtacacaccccatcacacaccctaccaggtacacacaccaccacaccccctaccaggtacacacaccaccacaccccctaccaggtacacaccccatcacacaccctaccaggtacacacaccaccacacccctaccaggtacacacaccaccacacaccctaccaggtacacacaccaccacaccccctaccaggtacacacaccaccacacccctaccaggtacacacactaccacacaccaccacacccctaccaggtacacacaccaccacacaccctaccaggtacacacaccaccacaccccctaccaggtacacacaccaccacacccctaccaggtacacacaccaccacaccccctacCCCTACCAGGTACggtacacaccaccacaccccctaccaggtacacacaccaccacaccccctaccaggtacacacaccaccacacccctaccaggtacacacaccaccacacccctaccaggtacacacaccaccacaccccctaccaggtacacacactaccacacccCCTACCCCTACCAGGTACGGTACACACCCCCGAGGGCTGCTTTGGCTGAGCTAAAGTGGTAGCactgtgtttgttgattatggacaagagagagagagagagagagagagagagagagagagagagagagagagagagagagagagagagagagagagaaagagagagagagagagagagactcttctGCTCTATCCATCTCATCTACAGCAGCTCTATCACACACATGGATGTATATTAACCCACCTTGGGGGGTAGCTGGCAGTTTATCTGCAGTAGAGGAAAGGTCTTcagggagcagtgtgtgtgggatttgttggtgtgtgtgtgtgtgtgagagagagagagagagagaaagagagagagagaaagagagagagagaaagagagctttataagaaagagagagatgtgtaAAAGCGAGAGCGTAAGAATGAGCTGtgttagagacagagagcgagaccgtgtgtgagagagagctgagCTAGCCTCTAGctatagctctctctcccactcactgaGAAGCTGTAAATAATTCAACCGGCTCCTATTTGCTCTATCTTGCTGCTTTGTAACGGTAGACTCTGAGCAACACAACACTGACAATGAACAAACTATATATCCAAACGCATACTCAGTCATTCATACTAATCCACTGGATGGCTCTAGTGGGAATTTCGGGCAATTCCCGGGGATATCCCCGAAAACAGATCCTCTGTCAGtctctacacacacgcacaaacacacacccacaaatacaaatacagacacacatactcatacattGTGAAAAAGAGCTTTCTTCACGCAAATTGTtgttagaaagcatctctttacttaaaacacagcacaactgtcgagtcacttgcacaactccagCCTCccagtctaaaactctggccctcttaaagagcaccagaatgggtgtggctcaattagcccaCGAGCCACAGCTGCGGACTATCACGGCTAACCAGCCAGACAGGAgcacgtgaatcttttaaaacatgtttaaaaacagtgaagatgccattcagatcttcacatacatacacaatcaaacgcccacatacacacacaccaaacacatatatacacacatacacagctggAGTTCTGAGTAACCGTTTGGCCTTATGTgaggtattgtgtgtgtgtgtgtgtgtgtgtgtgtgtgtgtgtgtgtgtgtgtgtgtgtgtgtgtgtgtgtgtgtgtgtgtgtgtgtgtgtgtgtgtgtgtgtgtgtgtgtgtgtgtgtgtgtttatccagAACGCAGCAGTAGTCTCACATTATCTCCTCCTCACCTAGAACACTAGGGGTTGTGAGAAAGTAAcctttgtgtgtgcttgaacTCAAagcaaaactgtgtgtgtgtgcgtgaactcAAAGCAAaactgtgtgtatatgcgtcaaagcaacactgtgtgtgtgtgcattaagcCTTTTTATTCGTTTGCGTGGGCCACAACACAGCGTGAAAGAGGGATTAAGAGAATAGGCCCACGCATCTGAACCTACAGCGCTGTCCTCCCCATCCATTCTCTGCACCGAGTTCGGTGGCCCAGTGCACTGGATCCcctctgacgcacacacacactcacacacacagacacacacacatagattaaCATCATCCACACCCACCCCAGCGCGGGTTCACCAGGGTCGGCCCGCTCTAGATCACAGCGCGACGGCGCATCTCCACACACCACGCTGTACTGCACAATGCCACTAATCTAAGTCCCAGCGAGGCCATCTATAGCGGGGCTGAGTCGGCCATACTGGTCCAATGGACTCGGAGAGAGGACGCATCAGAACACGCTACGCTGCACGCTGCGCTTAATGTTACCGATGCTACGTATAGCGTGGCTGTTTTGTGAGCTCAGCGTAGCAGACAGTGGCtatacagaggaggaggagaaggccacGGGCTTAAAAATAGACGGGAATTGATTCATTCCTAACCAAGAGAGATGCTCAgaactgttttttatttatgatgGATTTAACGTTAGATGAACAGACGGTTAATCGATCACGGAAAGATAAATCCACTCTAGCCCCACCGGTAGTGCATGGCATTAACTCTGCCAGGCTCAGAGGTTCCCTTCCCACCTTGGTCCGCCCATGCTAAGGTTGTGTGCACTCTCATGGTAAGGGCGGATGCTTTGGTTGGACTGGTCCTCCAAATGGCACTGAGTATATGAAGGAATTACATCATGTATTATTTCAACTTAAAAAGCATACAGCACAGGACAATGGAGGATTTACTGAggagagcagacacacacacacacacacacacacacacacacacacacacacacacacacacacacaaacacacatacacacacacacacacatacacacaaagccaGCGCTAGTGCAAAGACAGTGGATAGAGGCAGGACTCAaaacagctctctctccctggaggCACGGCGGACACTCTGCTGTGGAGGAGGTAGAAAGAAGCTTCTCTCCATCACAcactcatatctctctctctctctctctctctctctctctctctctctctctctctctctctctctctctctgtgtcagagAGCCTCAAAGCATTATCATGAGATCAAGAGATGACTAGAGCGGTGAGTTTGTGCTCACCGCTGTGTATTTCAGTCTCTGGCAGGCTATAGCCCATTGTCAGTAATGAGGCAGGCAGggtacactacacacacgcacacaccactaGAAACACGCACATTCATGACTCAATGAATGTGAGGAAGAATCAAGTCAAAGTGCCCGCCAGCCCGCCTTTGTCAGTTCTGTGTGGGTGGACATACAGTCCAGTACACGCACGCAgtccagtacacacacacacacacacacacacacgatacaagGATGCATGCACGTATTGACATATTCTCCTTTTGCCAATAATAGTACTGAAGAACGAACAATATCTCCTTCCGTTTTTGTGTGTTATCAAACCAGACTCACTGAAAGAAAAATGCAGAGTTAGGTCTGATGGTACCTCTGTTGTTCAGGCTCAATagatgttaatgtgtgtgtgtgtgtgtgtgtgtgtgtgtgtgtgtgtgtgtgtgtgtgtgtgtgtgtgtgtgtgtgtgtgtgtgtgtgtgtgcgcccccccccaggtggagcAGAGCAGCCGTCCTGACCTGGTCCTCTTCCTCGTCAAGTACCTGATGATGCTGATCGTGGGCATCCCCTCCGTCTTCTGGGTGGGCAGCAAGAAGACCTGCTTCGAGTGGGCCGGCTTCTTCCACGGCAAGAGACGCAAGGAGTACGTTCAATGTCATTCAAACAAAGAGTCTGTAGTGAACGCAAAAAACAAACGCAAAAAGAGAATTCACACTTTCAGGAAAAGATACTTAACAAAAAAACGTATACAAGCAATTAGTTGTTTTGCCCTTGTTAACATTTAATCTGATTGTTACGTTTTTAGGTCCATTGTGACTTTTTTACGACCGTGTTAATGCAATCGTGAAGTTT
Encoded proteins:
- the fzd3a gene encoding frizzled-3a isoform X1, which translates into the protein MASFLVLTVAWMLAACAAVPMDADASSHSMFTCEPITLRMCQGLPYNSTFMPNVLNHYDQQTAALAMEPFHPMVNLQCSQELRMFLCALYAPVCTEYGRVTLPCRRLCLQARSDCYRLMDMFGVSWPHEMDCDRFPDCDEAYPRAADLLSSAADAPSAESPGAVQRDYGFWCPRELKMDPDLGYSFMGVRDCSPPCPNMYFGREELALARYFIGVVSIVCLSATLFTFLTFLIDVSRFRYPERPIIFYAVCYMMVSLAFFLGFLLDDRVACNAAAPGRFRAATVTQGSHNKACTLLFMVLYFFTMAGSVWWVILTVTWFLAAVPKWGSEAIEKKALLFHACAWGLPGALTVTLLAMNKIEGDGVSGVCFVGLYDLTALRWFLLAPLGLDVVVGVALLLAGILALNRVRMEIPLEKENQEKLVKFMIRIGVFSVLYLVPLLTVLACLLYESSHRQAWDTTWVQERCKEYHIPCPYQVEQSSRPDLVLFLVKYLMMLIVGIPSVFWVGSKKTCFEWAGFFHGKRRKDRMVHKSHQALGCPEPDFAQLLLREPSGPVVRKSCGTSTQGTSTHASSTHLAMLDQPASGSTSRAGSMRSGPSKSSGSSYHGSLHRNRDDRFTASSFRAVEEFPPYGSLPRLKDQSQSRLCSNNRLDSPSRHGSTQRLESQSRHSSVRDLSVAPQAVHSVPGHGIHMVLEEDGPRA
- the fzd3a gene encoding frizzled-3a isoform X2, whose product is MASFLVLTVAWMLAACAAVPMDADASSHSMFTCEPITLRMCQGLPYNSTFMPNVLNHYDQQTAALAMEPFHPMVNLQCSQELRMFLCALYAPVCTEYGRVTLPCRRLCLQARSDCYRLMDMFGVSWPHEMDCDRFPDCDEAYPRAADLLSSAADAPSAESPGAVQRDYGFWCPRELKMDPDLGYSFMGVRDCSPPCPNMYFGREELALARYFIGVVSIVCLSATLFTFLTFLIDVSRFRYPERPIIFYAVCYMMVSLAFFLGFLLDDRVACNAAAPGRFRAATVTQGSHNKACTLLFMVLYFFTMAGSVWWVILTVTWFLAAVPKWGSEAIEKKALLFHACAWGLPGALTVTLLAMNKIEGDGVSGVCFVGLYDLTALRWFLLAPLGLDVVVGVALLLAGILALNRVRMEIPLEKENQEKLVKFMIRIGVFSVLYLVPLLTVLACLLYESSHRQAWDTTWVQERCKEYHIPCPYQVEQSSRPDLVLFLVKYLMMLIVGIPSVFWVGSKKTCFEWAGFFHGKRRKEMVHKSHQALGCPEPDFAQLLLREPSGPVVRKSCGTSTQGTSTHASSTHLAMLDQPASGSTSRAGSMRSGPSKSSGSSYHGSLHRNRDDRFTASSFRAVEEFPPYGSLPRLKDQSQSRLCSNNRLDSPSRHGSTQRLESQSRHSSVRDLSVAPQAVHSVPGHGIHMVLEEDGPRA